A stretch of the Terriglobales bacterium genome encodes the following:
- a CDS encoding YajQ family cyclic di-GMP-binding protein, with translation MPENTFDIVSKIDHQEVSNAVQQALKEIHTRFDLKDSKSDITLDKDSITLASADEYKLKAVNDVLQGKLVKRGVPLKGLNYGTIEPAAGSTVRQKITMQQGIPIEKAREIVKAIKDTKKKVQASIQGDLVRVSGKDRDTLQEIITLLRNKDFGIDMQFTNYRSS, from the coding sequence ATGCCGGAGAACACCTTCGACATCGTCAGCAAGATAGACCACCAGGAAGTGAGCAACGCCGTCCAGCAGGCGCTGAAGGAGATCCATACGCGCTTTGACCTGAAGGACTCGAAGTCCGACATCACGCTGGACAAGGACTCGATCACGCTCGCCTCCGCGGATGAATACAAACTGAAAGCCGTTAACGACGTGCTCCAGGGGAAACTGGTGAAGCGCGGCGTTCCTCTCAAGGGGTTGAATTACGGTACGATTGAGCCTGCCGCGGGCAGCACCGTGCGTCAGAAGATCACGATGCAGCAGGGGATCCCGATCGAAAAAGCACGCGAGATCGTGAAGGCCATCAAGGACACAAAGAAGAAGGTCCAGGCATCGATCCAGGGTGATTTGGTGCGCGTGAGCGGCAAGGACCGCGACACGCTGCAGGAAATTATCACCCTCCTGCGTAACAAGGATTTCGGCATCGACATGCAGTTTACAAATTATCGCTCTAGTTAA
- a CDS encoding TatD family hydrolase, translating into MLVDSHCHLEGPRFAEDRADALRRAHEAGIVALLAIGNGDGPDTADCAVKFAEAQVAGEFPSTPKIYASVGVHPHEARLADAAALMRLEQWAKSPHVIAWGEIGLDYHYDHSPRDVQQRIFVEQMEMAKSARLPIIIHNRPSDNSENAWDDLLRLLRQHWATSGLGGILHCFTGEKHHATSALHMGFMISFAGNVTYPKAMNIQEVARMAPLERILVETDSPYLAPIPWRGKRNEPAYLAETVKYIATIRGLTAEDLGRQTAENFYRFFKLEIPTGEIVR; encoded by the coding sequence ATGCTCGTTGATTCCCATTGCCATCTTGAAGGGCCGAGGTTCGCAGAAGACCGCGCGGACGCGCTTCGCCGTGCACACGAAGCCGGTATCGTCGCGTTGCTCGCGATCGGGAATGGCGATGGGCCCGACACTGCCGATTGCGCCGTCAAGTTCGCGGAAGCACAGGTAGCAGGCGAGTTCCCTTCCACGCCAAAAATCTATGCGTCTGTCGGCGTACATCCGCACGAAGCCCGGCTGGCGGACGCCGCTGCCCTCATGCGGCTGGAACAATGGGCGAAAAGTCCGCATGTAATTGCCTGGGGGGAAATTGGGCTCGACTACCACTACGATCATTCGCCGCGAGACGTACAGCAGCGCATCTTTGTAGAGCAGATGGAGATGGCGAAATCGGCTAGGTTGCCGATCATCATCCACAATCGACCGTCGGACAATTCTGAGAACGCTTGGGACGACCTTCTCCGACTCCTCCGTCAGCATTGGGCGACGAGTGGACTCGGTGGAATCCTGCATTGCTTCACCGGCGAGAAACATCATGCGACGTCGGCATTGCACATGGGTTTCATGATTTCGTTCGCCGGAAACGTTACGTATCCTAAGGCCATGAACATCCAGGAGGTCGCCCGAATGGCGCCACTGGAGAGGATTCTGGTGGAAACCGATTCGCCTTACCTGGCGCCCATACCCTGGCGTGGCAAAAGGAATGAGCCCGCGTACTTAGCGGAGACAGTGAAGTACATAGCGACAATTCGGGGCTTGACGGCAGAAGACTTGGGGCGTCAGACCGCGGAGAATTTCTACCGCTTCTTCAAACTCGAAATTCCAACCGGGGAAATCGTGCGATAG
- the metG gene encoding methionine--tRNA ligase, producing MDRKFYLTTPIYYVNARPHIGHAYTTIVCDSVARRQRMLGADTYFLTGTDEHGIKIERAAQTAGITPKALADDVAMHFKATWDRMGITYNDFIRTTDERHKKGVQHLFRVLRDKGFIYKGKYTGQYCVFDELFVDAAGPGAPCPECGRPTETVTEENYFFKLSAFEDKLLKLYTENPNFIQPETRRNEVISFVRSGLRDLSVSRSSFKWGIPVPDDPEHVIYVWLDALSNYITALGFGSDDDSKFKKYWPADVHFIGKEIVRFHCVYWPAFLMAAGISLPKRIIAHGWLLFEQSKMSKSRGNIVRPDTILDVLGADAMRYFLLREVVFGQDGSFSFDALVQRFNADLANGLGNAASRTLTMIDRYFKSEIPYPSATATRTEADKAMAELATRTIEETNRLFDEYQFSKALETIWGLIGAVDKYIKDNEPWTLGDKTDDASRSRLATILYTSAEALRIVTTLSHPVIPESTAKIFTQLGLGDITKVRLDQLKWGQLEVGTKLGKVEPVFPRADKSVIERMQNLEEQNKQTVAPQAQAAAAEPAGAGAQAGQPAAQSAAGPTEAAPAATSPYAAPMEKITIDDFLKVDLRVAQIKVAEKVKGADKLLRLEIDLGYEQRQILAGIAKAYDPPEQLVGRKIIIVANLQPRKMRGLESNGMLLAASLGEEGKPILASFLEEVPPGAKLK from the coding sequence ATGGATAGAAAGTTCTATCTCACTACACCGATTTATTACGTGAATGCGCGTCCGCATATTGGACACGCATACACCACCATCGTCTGCGACTCGGTTGCGCGGCGCCAGCGCATGCTCGGCGCGGACACCTACTTCCTCACTGGAACCGACGAGCACGGCATCAAGATTGAACGTGCAGCGCAGACGGCAGGCATCACCCCGAAAGCATTAGCCGACGATGTGGCCATGCACTTCAAGGCGACGTGGGATCGGATGGGGATCACCTACAACGATTTCATCCGCACCACCGACGAGCGTCACAAGAAAGGTGTGCAGCACCTGTTCCGAGTGCTGCGCGACAAAGGGTTCATCTACAAGGGCAAGTACACCGGCCAGTATTGCGTGTTCGACGAGTTGTTCGTGGACGCCGCCGGGCCAGGCGCTCCGTGCCCCGAGTGTGGTCGCCCCACCGAAACCGTCACGGAAGAAAATTACTTCTTCAAACTGTCGGCCTTCGAAGACAAATTGCTGAAGCTGTACACGGAGAATCCGAACTTCATTCAGCCGGAAACGCGCCGCAATGAGGTGATTTCGTTCGTCCGCAGCGGACTGCGCGATCTTTCGGTATCGCGTAGCAGCTTCAAGTGGGGCATCCCAGTTCCGGACGATCCGGAGCACGTGATTTACGTTTGGCTTGACGCGCTCTCGAACTACATCACGGCCCTTGGCTTCGGGTCGGATGATGATTCGAAATTCAAGAAGTATTGGCCCGCGGACGTGCACTTCATCGGGAAGGAAATCGTTCGTTTCCATTGCGTGTACTGGCCAGCGTTCCTGATGGCTGCCGGAATTTCTCTTCCGAAGCGGATTATCGCGCACGGATGGCTGTTATTTGAGCAAAGCAAGATGTCCAAGTCGCGCGGAAATATTGTGCGCCCGGACACAATCCTGGACGTTCTTGGCGCCGACGCCATGCGCTACTTCCTGCTGCGCGAAGTGGTATTCGGTCAGGATGGATCGTTCTCGTTCGATGCGCTGGTGCAGCGGTTTAATGCCGATCTCGCCAACGGCCTCGGGAATGCGGCCAGCCGCACGCTCACCATGATCGACCGCTACTTCAAGAGCGAAATCCCGTATCCATCGGCGACAGCAACACGCACCGAAGCCGACAAGGCAATGGCGGAACTGGCAACTAGGACGATCGAAGAGACGAACCGACTTTTCGACGAGTACCAGTTCTCGAAGGCGCTGGAGACCATTTGGGGGCTGATCGGCGCTGTCGACAAGTACATCAAGGACAACGAGCCCTGGACGCTTGGCGATAAAACCGACGACGCAAGCCGCTCACGCCTGGCAACGATCTTGTACACGTCGGCAGAAGCACTCCGAATCGTGACGACACTTTCGCATCCGGTGATTCCGGAATCGACGGCAAAGATCTTTACGCAGCTTGGACTGGGAGATATCACCAAGGTCCGGCTCGATCAATTGAAATGGGGACAACTGGAGGTCGGCACCAAGCTGGGTAAAGTGGAACCGGTGTTTCCGCGTGCCGACAAATCAGTGATTGAAAGAATGCAAAACCTCGAAGAGCAGAACAAGCAAACCGTAGCGCCACAGGCGCAGGCAGCCGCAGCTGAACCGGCAGGGGCCGGGGCACAGGCCGGTCAGCCGGCGGCACAATCGGCAGCGGGTCCAACGGAAGCTGCCCCCGCAGCAACAAGTCCATATGCCGCGCCGATGGAGAAGATCACCATCGACGACTTCCTGAAGGTCGATCTGCGAGTTGCGCAGATCAAGGTCGCCGAAAAGGTAAAGGGCGCAGACAAGCTCTTGCGGTTGGAAATCGACCTCGGCTACGAACAGCGGCAGATTCTAGCCGGAATCGCGAAAGCGTACGATCCGCCGGAGCAGCTTGTCGGTCGGAAGATCATCATCGTCGCCAACCTTCAGCCCCGCAAGATGCGTGGGTTGGAGTCGAACGGCATGTTGCTGGCCGCATCGTTGGGCGAGGAAGGCAAGCCGATCCTCGCAAGTTTCCTGGAGGAAGTACCACCCGGGGCGAAACTGAAATAG